A genome region from Macaca nemestrina isolate mMacNem1 chromosome 20, mMacNem.hap1, whole genome shotgun sequence includes the following:
- the LOC105474039 gene encoding transmembrane emp24 domain-containing protein 1, whose translation MMAAGAALALALWLLMPPVGVGGAGPPPIQDGEFTFLLPAGRKQCFYQSAPANASLETEYQVIGGAGLDVDFTLESPQGVLLVSESRKADGVHTVEPTEAGDYKLCFDNSFSTISEKLVFFELIFDSLQDDEEVEGWAEAVEPEEMLDVKMEDIKESIETMRTRLERSIQMLTLLRAFEARDRNLQEGNLERVNFWSAVNVAVLLLVAVLQVCTLKRFFQDKRPVPT comes from the exons ATGATGGCGGCCGGCGCGGCCTTAGCCCTGGCCTTGTGGCTACTAATGCCAccagtgggggtgggaggggcggGGCCCCCGCCAATCCAGGACGGTGAGTTCACGTTCCTGTTGCCGGCGGGGAGGAAGCAGTGTTTCTACCAGTCCGCGCCGGCCAACGCAAGCCTCGAGACCGAATACCAG GTGATCGGAGGTGCGGGGCTGGACGTGGACTTCACGCTGGAGAGCCCTCAGGGCGTGCTGTTGGTCAGCGAGTCCCGCAAGGCTGATGGGGTACACAC CGTGGAGCCAACGGAGGCCGGGGACTACAAGCTGTGCTTTGACAACTCCTTCAGCACCATCTCCGAGAAGCTGGTGTTCTTTGAATTGATCTTTGACAGCCTCCAGGATGACGAGGAGGTCgaaggatgggcagaggctgtggAGCCCGAGGAGATGCTGGATGTTAAAATGGAGGACATCAAG GAGTCCATTGAGACCATGCGGACCCGGCTGGAGCGAAGCATCCAGATGCTGACGCTACTTCGGGCCTTCGAGGCACGTGACCGCAACCTGCAAGAGGGCAACTTGGAGCGGGTCAACTTCTGGTCAGCTGTCAACGTGGCGGTGCTGCTGCTGGTGGCCGTGCTGCAGGTCTGCACACTCAAGCGCTTCTTCCAGGACAAGCGCCCGGTGCCCACGTAG